One window of Mobula birostris isolate sMobBir1 chromosome 16, sMobBir1.hap1, whole genome shotgun sequence genomic DNA carries:
- the LOC140210933 gene encoding G-protein coupled receptor 22-like, whose protein sequence is MDTAMELDNFQTVPQAMDKSSVKPGWCVSYPVSFQVSLTSFLTLEIVLAFGSNLTVLVLYCVQSGLVDSVSNVVTINLHVLDLIICLVCVPLTITVVLTPLDSDLALLCCFHEACVTFASVATAINVLVISLDRYDISVRPANRLLTLGRAVLLLAAVWLLSLLVFFTPFIEAEFFRAPLQGPAGRNRSLLCVGTEEYRRRPAAYGHLFLQVPSFCLAAAGMLAAYSRILKALDIRVGNHFGRGQKRKSRRQRQRRRRKRKGAAAGTGSLSAQYESRRPSPAVGGPPPALGVHASVSVIIALRRAVRRHRDRRQRQRRVFRMSLLTVCTFLLCWAPVSVVHVLLLCLGPSDRLIRLRLCGLALAYATTVFHPLLYAFARHKFRQVLKSKVKKRVVSVLQVDPAPSATVIHNSWVETGKAQQVGAAGAPSQPLA, encoded by the coding sequence ATGGACACAGCCATGGAACTGGATAATTTCCAGACGGTGCCCCAGGCCATGGACAAGTCATCCGTAAAGCCGGGCTGGTGCGTCTCTTACCCAGTCAGCTTCCAGGTGTCGCTGACCAGCTTCCTGACACTGGAGATCGTGCTGGCGTTCGGCAGCAACCTGACGGTGCTGGTCCTGTACTGCGTGCAGAGCGGCCTGGTAGACTCGGTCAGTAACGTGGTGACCATCAACCTGCACGTGCTGGACCTCATCATCTGCCTGGTGTGCGTCCCCCTGACCATCACCGTGGTGCTGACCCCGCTGGACAGTGACCTGGCGCTCCTCTGCTGTTTCCACGAGGCCTGTGTCACCTTTGCCAGCGTGGCCACCGCCATCAACGTGCTGGTGATCAGCCTGGACCGCTACGACATCTCGGTGCGGCCGGCCAACAGGCTGCTGACACTGGGCCGGGCAGTGCTGCTGCTGGCTGCCGTCTGGCTCCTCTCGCTGCTGGTCTTCTTCACGCCCTTCATCGAGGCCGAGTTCTTCAGGGCGCCGCTGCAAGGTCCCGCCGGGCGCAACCGCAGCCTGCTGTGCGTCGGCACCGAAGAGTACCGGCGCCGGCCTGCCGCCTACGGCCACCTCTTCCTGCAGGTCCCCAGCTTCTGCTTGGCTGCCGCGGGCATGCTGGCCGCCTATTCCCGCATCCTGAAGGCGCTCGACATCCGCGTCGGCAACCACTTCGGCCGCGGGCAGAAGCGCAAGAGCAGGAGGCAGCGACAACGGCGGCGCCGGAAGAGGAAGGGCGCGGCGGCGGGGACGGGCTCGCTCAGCGCCCAGTACGAGAGCCGGAGGCCGTCCCCCGCCGTGGGAGGACCGCCCCCCGCGCTGGGCGTCCACGCCTCGGTGTCGGTGATCATTGCGCTGCGGCGGGCAGTCAGGCGGCACCGGGACCGACGGCAGAGGCAGAGGCGGGTGTTCCGGATGTCGCTGCTCACCGTCTGCACCTTCCTGCTGTGCTGGGCCCCCGTCTCCGTGGTCCACGTGCTGCTGCTGTGCCTGGGGCCCAGCGACCGGCTGATCCGCCTGCGCCTCTGCGGCCTGGCCCTGGCCTACGCCACCACCGTCTTCCACCCGCTGCTGTACGCCTTCGCCCGACACAAGTTCCGTCAGGTCCTCAAGAGCAAGGTGAAGAAGCGGGTAGTGTCCGTGTTGCAAGTTGACCCTGCGCCCAGTGCCACTGTCATCCACAACtcctgggtggagactggcaAGGCTCAGCAGGTGGGGGCAGCTGGGGCCCCCTCCCAGCCCCTggcctga